A section of the Zavarzinella sp. genome encodes:
- a CDS encoding PQQ-binding-like beta-propeller repeat protein, with amino-acid sequence MILRNITILAVCVFVPTLSAKADWPLARGNAAQTAVIAGKIPDTLNELWRFKAKSAFESTPVIAEGKVFVGNFDKQFYAIDLKTGKELWKTEIGLVRASAAYRKGKLFVGNLDGKFVCLDAVTGKELWAFEAGGEISAAANFAGEYILIPSHDSTLYCLDQNGKKVWEFLTEGPVYGGVAVVGDRTYLAGCDSLLHTIDTKTGKELGSVDLKGQTGASAAIVDKTLYVGTMSNQVLAVDLEKMKILWEFEAPRRAQAFYASPAIDAGTLIIGSRDKNVWALDTKTGKPKWFYTTEHKVDGSAIIVGDRVVVGSLDQNLYVIERDSGKKVTSLELDGAILGSPAFSDGKLLITTEKGTVYCFGAK; translated from the coding sequence ATGATATTACGAAATATTACGATACTTGCGGTTTGCGTTTTCGTGCCCACCCTCAGTGCGAAGGCAGACTGGCCACTGGCACGTGGAAATGCCGCACAGACAGCGGTGATTGCAGGCAAAATTCCCGATACTTTGAACGAACTATGGAGGTTCAAAGCTAAAAGTGCTTTTGAAAGCACGCCGGTGATTGCAGAAGGGAAAGTATTTGTCGGCAATTTTGACAAACAATTCTACGCCATCGATCTGAAAACAGGCAAAGAACTTTGGAAAACCGAAATCGGTCTCGTGCGTGCCTCTGCTGCCTACCGCAAAGGGAAGCTTTTTGTGGGGAATCTGGATGGTAAGTTCGTTTGTCTCGACGCGGTTACGGGCAAAGAATTGTGGGCATTTGAGGCTGGGGGCGAAATTTCTGCTGCTGCCAATTTTGCCGGTGAGTACATTTTAATCCCATCCCACGATTCAACGCTGTACTGTCTGGACCAGAACGGCAAAAAAGTGTGGGAATTTCTGACAGAAGGCCCCGTATATGGTGGTGTTGCTGTGGTGGGTGACCGCACCTATCTGGCGGGGTGCGACAGTTTACTGCACACCATCGATACCAAAACTGGAAAAGAGCTGGGTTCCGTCGACCTGAAAGGGCAAACCGGTGCATCCGCGGCCATTGTGGACAAAACGCTTTACGTGGGCACGATGTCGAACCAGGTGCTGGCCGTTGATCTCGAAAAAATGAAAATTCTGTGGGAATTCGAAGCCCCACGCCGGGCACAGGCGTTTTATGCTTCCCCAGCGATTGATGCAGGGACGCTGATTATTGGCAGTCGAGATAAAAACGTCTGGGCACTGGATACCAAAACCGGTAAGCCAAAGTGGTTTTACACCACCGAACATAAGGTGGATGGTTCCGCAATCATTGTGGGAGATCGGGTCGTCGTCGGCTCATTGGATCAGAACTTGTACGTCATTGAACGGGACAGCGGCAAAAAAGTCACTTCACTGGAACTTGATGGGGCTATTCTGGGCTCTCCCGCTTTCTCCGATGGCAAACTGCTGATCACCACCGAAAAGGGCACAGTCTATTGTTTCGGAGCGAAGTAA
- a CDS encoding sialidase family protein — protein sequence MAGRFYVATRKGLFTITSGMQGRWNIENVSFAADNVGLVMFDPRDGMLYVSLEHSHFGTKVHRSLDGGNTWQEIATPSYPPKPEGEVDLDPWRQTPREWKLEKIWAFAPGHSSQPSTIWCGTLPGGLFRSDDSGASWQLVESLWNHPLRKSWSGGGMDQPGIHSICLNPANELELAVAVSCGGVWKTNDAGASWYCDGTGMYAEYMPPDKREDPVAQDPHLMVRCAAQPDHLWVQHHNGIFYSQDNARTWEVQGLDKVPSTFGFAVAVHPTDPGTAWFVPGIKDEKRIPVDAKLAVTRTRDGGKSFDTLTSGLPQEHAYDVVYRHALAIDAAGQELMFGSTTGNVWASNNQGNDWQPVCSPLPPVYAVVAG from the coding sequence ATGGCAGGCAGATTCTATGTGGCAACCCGAAAGGGCTTGTTTACGATCACTAGTGGCATGCAGGGACGTTGGAATATTGAGAACGTATCGTTTGCAGCAGATAACGTAGGCCTGGTGATGTTCGATCCGCGCGACGGCATGCTGTATGTTTCGTTGGAGCATAGTCATTTCGGAACGAAGGTTCATCGGTCGCTGGATGGCGGCAACACCTGGCAGGAAATAGCCACACCGAGCTACCCGCCTAAGCCAGAAGGTGAAGTGGACCTGGATCCCTGGCGACAAACACCGCGTGAATGGAAGCTGGAAAAAATCTGGGCGTTTGCACCTGGGCATTCCAGCCAGCCCAGCACCATATGGTGCGGCACGTTGCCCGGCGGGCTATTTCGTTCTGATGATTCTGGAGCAAGCTGGCAGTTGGTTGAGTCACTCTGGAACCACCCATTACGTAAATCGTGGTCTGGTGGTGGCATGGATCAGCCGGGTATCCATTCTATTTGCCTGAATCCTGCAAATGAATTGGAACTGGCGGTAGCAGTTTCCTGTGGTGGGGTATGGAAAACCAACGATGCCGGTGCAAGCTGGTACTGCGATGGCACGGGCATGTATGCAGAATACATGCCACCCGATAAACGGGAAGATCCCGTGGCACAAGACCCCCACCTGATGGTGCGTTGTGCTGCACAGCCAGATCATTTGTGGGTACAGCACCACAATGGTATCTTTTATTCCCAGGACAATGCCCGTACCTGGGAGGTGCAGGGGTTAGATAAGGTGCCTTCCACGTTCGGGTTTGCCGTGGCAGTGCATCCCACAGATCCAGGCACTGCATGGTTTGTTCCAGGAATCAAAGATGAAAAGCGGATTCCCGTCGATGCAAAATTAGCCGTTACCCGCACCCGCGATGGAGGTAAGAGTTTCGACACATTAACAAGCGGACTGCCTCAGGAACATGCCTATGATGTAGTTTATCGACACGCATTGGCAATTGATGCTGCTGGGCAGGAACTGATGTTTGGCAGCACCACTGGCAATGTTTGGGCAAGTAACAACCAGGGGAATGACTGGCAACCGGTTTGCAGCCCCTTACCACCTGTTTATGCGGTGGTTGCAGGCTAA